A DNA window from Daucus carota subsp. sativus chromosome 3, DH1 v3.0, whole genome shotgun sequence contains the following coding sequences:
- the LOC108212524 gene encoding uncharacterized protein LOC108212524 yields the protein MKSDGSGGGIPPNSYVAGRKRRGSGSALDDFLHDRMAKMQQRGDTNSGVNQKAGHDLQENPGTPLLSLHNNSFINTPSDRNVDFQDLNDKENTPVSTAQQKPGSSRKCRGPSIQTILDGKSCGLSASTKNQSDVKKRGREPGVNKLFNSLHEVIGSSGVINQETKKRVRGLGAKTLARRKLAQDAQNATMESAPIKHCHEVSADVPGSATPKSALTFQGGASDGPKSTPELYRSHTSQNTVGHAQTSTISSCVVEKIGRDDCRRVFRPHSGASTSGAKDLLGEFDDALEQSDFIEDVYMQGQDDTANDPDMWKGYCSIGPPNATCAICRAVMWDMERNNKSNRNAPPSFSLCCKSGQVILPLEDHPPEPLASLLNGGPKTPHFRQNIRVYNCMFAMCSSGGKVDHKINRGGAPFCFKIRGQNMHFIGSLIPEEGSKPKFCQLYIYDTDNENSNRIGAVGSKPDDVDMEIVEGLTRMLDEKNKLVRYFRSAREKHRNGDQTEFKLILISSQAQNGRPNIIGPSNEVAGLIVNASADTAGCRDTVCHTKQGHLKRVFETDPFFMQLQFPLLFPLGEDGYHTKIPLRNVKKRRLQIEDPDDHEGERKIRDHVSMKEYYSSKLMIRLNEGLTPHLGGRLWQQYVIDAFTAMEQYRLDWISRNQTTIRSDLYTSVRDAVRRGDNDPSHVGKCVILPASFTGSKRYMSQYFKDSLALCRSIGHPSLFLTMTTNSKWPEIQEMMKHLPGVNVADAPDVVARVFKLKLDQLIDLIKKKHFFGRLMHVIEFQKRGLPHAHMLIWLDDRDKPKTAEQIDKLVSAEIPDEHEDSIGYNAVKNYMIHGPCGKDATYSACMVNGRCGRHFPKRYNGVTCFDESGFPIYRRRNTGRTVLRKGVILDNKFVVPYNRELLLRFQCHINLEICNNSRSLKYLFKYCLKGHDTATMLLKRKNDNSANIASAASKSKIFDEVKHYLDGRYVCASEAAWRILGFDIHSRWPSVDRLPIHLPESKYVSFKTGDSLQNVCKRADAKMSKLEAWFVANQKLPEARNYTYAEFPTYFTWLPKECKWKYRQRGEVVGRLSEVHPTAGDLLYLRMLLLRKKGCTKFEDLRTIDGVLHDTYKEACGALGLLQNDKQWHDALSENAQSSFPHQLREMFVNILSYSSVADPHLLWKCHWRCMSEDILVKRRNVTGNFELELTDTDLQNYALSEIEKLFSDIGKSLRDFPDMPFPPEIYISSDSNRLIAEETSYDVQEMKEKHETNHKKLNAEQKIVHDSVIKSVNTKEGGLFFVHGSGGCGKTFLWQTIIAALRANRQIVLPVASSGIAATLLPGGRTAHSRFHIPLKLDQYSSAGIKHGTEIAELLQSTDLIIWDEAPMQHRYAFECVDRSIRDIMSAVNPEKAQKPFGGITVVFGGDFRQILPVIPKAGRPDIVGASLNNSRLWEHCKVFLLFRNMRLHAGNTEEQNRLIKEFSDWQLKVGDGKVDPISFKEHVSEVLFRLPQQHVIHSEDKPIQDLIDVVYPDFANRCSSSEYFSSRAILTPTNAVVDDINYAILDKLPGETYTYLSQDSLEDQGVEENDFDESFPIEYLNSLNLPCIPKHELRVKVGTPVMLMRNLNQINGLCNGTRMIVTGCKKNTIECEIMSGSHAGKKHLIPRIEMIPTETPWPFDFKRTQFPIQICFAMTINKSQGQSMDIVGLFLPRPVFCHGQLYVAISRVTSSAGLHILVINDEGKTSDVTSNVVFHEVFYNIPSVG from the exons ATGAAGAGTGATGGATCAGGGGGTGGTATCCCTCCAAACTCATATGTCGCAG GTAGGAAACGCCGTGGAAGTGGTTCAGCACTTGATGATTTTTTGCATGATAGAATGGCAAAAATGCAGCAGCGCGGCGATACTAATTCAGGTGTGAATCAGAAAGCCGGACATG ATTTGCAAGAAAATCCAGGGACTCCACTATTAAGCCTTCACAATAACAGTTTCATCAACACACCAAGTGATCGTAATG TTGATTTCCAAGATCTTAATGATAAAGAGAATACTCCGGTTTCTACGGCACAGCAAAAACCAG GTTCCAGTCGTAAATGTAGAGGACCAAGCATCCAAACGATACTTGATGGGAAAAGTTGTGGTCTCTCGGCATCGACCAAAAACCAAAGTG ATGTCAAGAAACGAGGTCGTGAACCGGGAGTCAACAAACTGTTTAATAGTCTGCATGAGGTTATTGGATCTTCTGGAGTGATTAATCAGG AAACAAAGAAGAGAGTCAGGGGACTCGGAGCCAAAACACTCGCAAGGCGGAAGCTTGCTCAAGATGCTCAGAATGCCACCATGGAGTCAGCCCCAATTAAACATT GTCATGAAGTGTCTGCTGATGTGCCCG GATCAGCAACTCCGAAAAGTGCGCTCACATTCCAAGGAGGTGCAAGTGATGGTCCAAAGTCAACACCCGAGCTTTATAGGTCACACACATCCCAGAATACAGTTGGACATGCTCAGACAAGTACCATATCTTCGTGTGTCGTCGAAAAGATCGGCAGAGATG ATTGTCGCAGAGTTTTCCGTCCACATTCTGGTGCGTCTACTTCTGGTGCGAAAGATCTCCTGGGAGAATTTGACGATGCGCTTGAGCAATCTGATTTCATTGAAGATGTATATATGCAAG GTCAAGATGACACTGCCAATGATCCTGACATGTGGAAGGGTTACTGCAGCATTGGACCTCCTAATGCTACATGTGCCATATGCCGTGCTGTAATGTGGGATATGGAACGCAACAACAAATCTAATCGGAATGCTCCCCCGTCCTTCTCATTGTGCTGCAAAAGTGGCCAGGTTATACTCCCTCTAGAGGATCACCCTCCAGAACCTTTAGCATCTCTGCTTAATGGTGGTCCGAAAACACCTCATTTCCGACAGAATATAAGGGTTTATAACTGCATGTTTGCAATGTGTTCGAGCGGCGGCAAAGTTGATCATAAGATAAACAGGGGCGGAGCACCATTTTGCTTTAAAATAAGGGGTCAAAATATGCATTTTATTGGTAGCCTTATCCCTGAAGAAGGCTCCAAACCAAAATTCTGTcagctatatatatatgacaccGATAATGAAAATAGTAATCGAATTGGAGCAGTCGGTTCAAAGCCAGACGACGTGGACATGGAGATAGTTGAAGGTTTAACCAGGATGCTTGATGAAAAGAATAAGCTGGTCCGATACTTCCGATCTGCACGTGAGAAACACAGGAATGGTGATCAGACGGAGTTCAAGTTGATCCTTATCTCTTCACAGGCCCAGAATGGTCGTCCAAATATAATTGGCCCGTCTAACGAGGTTGCTGGACTGATAGTCAATGCCAGTGCAGACACGGCTGGTTGTAGAGATACTGTCTGTCATACCAAACAAGGTCATCTCAAAAGAGTGTTTGAGACGGATCCCTTTTTTATGCAGCTCCAATTTCCACTGTTGTTTCCACTTGGTGAGGATGGATACCACACTAAAATTCCCCTGAGAAATGTTAAGAAGAGGAGATTACAAATAGAGGATCCTGATGACCATGAAGGTGAAAGAAAAATCAGGGATCATGTCTCCATGAAAGAATATTATTCATCTAAGCTCATGATACGTCTTAATGAAG GTTTGACGCCGCACCTTGGTGGGAGGTTGTGGCAGCAATATGTTATTGATGCTTTCACGGCAATGGAACAGTACAGACTTGATTGGATTTCGAGAAATCAGACTACCATCCGTTCTGATCTTTATACATCTGTCCGCGATGCTGTACGTCGTGGAGACAATGATCCATCACACGTTGGTAAATGTGTTATACTTCCTGCTTCCTTCACAGGTTCCAAACGATACATGTCGCAGTACTTCAAGGATTCACTGGCTTTGTGTCGCAGTATTGGCCATCCATCTTTATTCTTAACAATGACTACGAATTCAAAATGGCCTGAGATACAAGAAATGATGAAACATCTGCCTGGTGTGAATGTGGCCGATGCTCCAGATGTGGTTGCACGTGTGTTTAAATTGAAGCTTGACCAGCTAATAGAtctcattaaaaaaaaacatttcttCGGACGCT TGATGCACGTCATTGAATTTCAAAAACGTGGCCTGCCACACGCTCATATGTTGATCTGGCTCGACGACAGGGATAAGCCTAAGACTGCGGAGCAAATTGACAAGTTAGTGAGTGCAGAAATACCAGATGAGCACGAGGATAGCATTGGATACAATGCggtgaaaaattatatgatccaTGGTCCATGCGGTAAAGATGCAACTTATTCCGCTTGCATGGTCAATGGCAGATGTGGACGTCATTTTCCCAAGAG GTATAATGGAGTTACATGTTTTGATGAATCTGGGTTTCCCATATACCGGCGTCGCAACACTGGAAGGACTGTGTTGAGAAAAGGTGTGATCCTTGATAATAAATTTGTTGTTCCTTACAACAGGGAATTGTTGCTTCGTTTTCAGTGTCACATCAACCTAGAGATATGCAATAACTCACGATCTTTGAAGTACTTATTTAAGTATTGCCTAAAAGGCCATGACACTGCTACAATGCTTCTAAAGCGGAAGAATGATAATTCTGCGAACATTGCATCAGCAGCCTCCAAGTCCAAGATATTTGATGAAGTTAAACATTACTTGGATGGTCGATACGTGTGTGCATCTGAAGCTGCGTGGAGGATATTGGGTTTTGATATTCATTCAAGATGGCCATCTGTTGATCGTCTACCAATTCATCTACCAGAGAGCAAATATGTGAGCTTCAAGACAGGAGATTCCCTTCAAAATGTTTGCAAACGTGCAGATGCAAAAATGAGCAAACTTGAGGCTTGGTTCGTAGCAAATCAAAAGCTTCCAGAGGCTAGGAATTACACATATGCTGAGTTCCCTACATATTTTACATGGCTCCCCAAAGAATGCAAGTGGAAATATAGGCAGAGAGGTGAGGTTGTTGGCAGGCTATCGGAAGTTCATCCGACTGCTGGTGACCTGCTCTATCTTCGAATGTTGTTGTTACGGAAAAAGGGATGTACTAAATTTGAGGATCTTCGCACTATCGATGGAGTGTTGCACGATACATATAAAGAGGCATGTGGTGCCTTGGGATTGTTGCAGAATGATAAACAGTGGCATGATGCTTTGTCTGAGAATGCACAATCATCATTTCCTCATCAGCTTAGGGAGATGTTTGTGAACATCCTGTCTTACAGTTCTGTTGCCGATCCTCATCTCCTATGGAAGTGTCACTGGAGGTGCATGTCCGAAGACATTTTAGTCAAGCGCCGTAATGTGACTGGTAATTTTGAACTAGAACTTACAGATACCGACTTACAGAATTATGCACTTTCAG AAATCGAGAAGCTCTTTAGCGATATCGGAAAAAGTTTGAGAGACTTCCCTGATATGCCATTCCCACCAGAAATTTACATTTCATCTGATTCCAACCGACTCATCGCTGAAGAAACTTCCTATGATGTTCAAGAAATGAAGGAAAAACACGAGACTAATCATAAAAAACTTAATGCAGAGCAGAAGATTGTTCACGACTCAGTCATAAAGTCTGTTAATACGAAGGAAGGTGGTCTTTTCTTTGTACACGGTTCTGGCGGTTGTGGTAAGACTTTCCTATGGCAGACGATAATTGCTGCACTTCGTGCCAACCGCCAGATAGTTCTCCCTGTGGCATCTTCTGGGATTGCTGCCACGCTTCTCCCTGGTGGGAGGACCGCTCACTCTCGCTTCCACATACCTCTCAAGCTTGATCAGTACTCTTCAGCTGGAATAAAGCACGGCACCGAAATTGCAGAACTTCTTCAAAGCACTGATTTAATAATTTGGGACGAGGCTCCGATGCAGCATCGTTACGCGTTTGAGTGTGTGGACCGCAGCATACGGGATATAATGTCTGCCGTTAACCCGGAAAAAGCTCAAAAACCTTTTGGAGGCATAACCGTTGTGTTTGGCGGCGATTTTCGTCAAATCTTACCTGTTATCCCCAAGGCAGGGAGACCCGATATTGTTGGTGCTTCTCTGAATAATTCTCGCCTGTGGGAACACTGCAAGGTCTTCCTCCTTTTTCGGAATATGCGTTTGCATGCTGGCAACACAGAAGAGCAAAACAGACTTATAAAGGAGTTTAGTGACTGGCAGTTAAAAGTTGGAGATGGGAAGGTCGATCCAATTAGCTTCAAGGAGCATGTTTCCGAGGTATTATTTAGGTTACCACAGCAGCATGTTATTCACTCCGAGGACAAACCAATACAGGATCTGATTGATGTTGTCTATCCAGATTTTGCAAACCGATGTTCATCTTCTGAGTATTTTAGTTCCCGTGCCATTCTCACGCCAACAAATGCAGTTGTTGATGACATAAATTACGCTATTCTTGACAAACTTCCTGGAGAGACGTATACATACCTGAGTCAGGACTCATTAGAAGACCAGGGTGTGGAAGAGAATGATTTCGACGAGTCGTTCCCAATCGAATATCTAAATTCATTGAACCTGCCTTGCATTCCTAAACATGAATTGAGGGTAAAAGTTGGTACTCCGGTTATGCTGATGAGGAACTTAAACCAGATAAACGGTCTTTGCAACGGAACTCGGATGATAGTGACTGGATGCAAGAAGAACACTATTGAATGTGAAATAATGTCCGGTTCCCATGCTGGTAAAAAGCATCTGATACCGCGCATTGAAATGATCCCCACCGAGACACCCTGGCCTTTTGATTTCAAGAGAACGCAATTTCCAATTCAGATTTGTTTCGCAATGACCATAAATAAGAGTCAGGGTCAATCAATGGATATAGTTGGATTATTCTTGCCCAGACCTGTCTTCTGCCATGGACAGCTTTACGTTGCAATATCCAGGGTTACTTCCTCAGCAGGACTTCACATATTGGTCATAAACGATGAGGGGAAGACGTCGGATGTGACCTCTAATGTTGTTTTTCACGAAGTTTTTTACAACATACCATCTGTTGGTTGA
- the LOC108214966 gene encoding putative glycosyltransferase 7 has protein sequence MVSSSSDYNTPQFQSSPSLMANRHFSRMTTKSFSDFFVYVGCSLVALLLVWALWSFSTPTPDPNTFPPTFIKPVENEPVKSQGIDLNHDSFIPSFYDDPTLMYTVGSPLKNWDEKRSIWLSHHPSFAAGAKERIMLISGSQSTPCKNPMGDHLLLRFFKNKVDYCRIHGYDIFYNNILLQPKMFTFWAKIPAVRAAMVAHPEAEWIWWVDSDAAITDMDFKLPLNRYKDHNLVVHGWPKLIYEKKSWTSLNAGVFLIRNCQWSLDFMEVWASMGPQNPNYEKWGATLRTTFKDKIFPESDDQSGLVYLLLHEKDTWGKKIYVEGEYYFEGYWLEIVENLENVTRKYNDIEKGARSLRRRHAEKVSERYGEMWEDHLKDAGNGREGWRRPFITHFTGCQPCSGDHNMMYSRQTCWGAMEMALNFADNQVLRNFGFVHNSLSDSSKVSPLPFDYPASEIM, from the exons atgGTGTCTTCTTCTTCTGACTACAACACTCCTCAGTTCCAATCCTCCCCCTCTCTCATGGCCAACAGACATTTTTCTCGTATGACCACTAAATCTTTCTCGGACTTCTTTGTCTATGTCGGCTGCTCTCTTGTAGCTCTGTTGCTCGTTTGGGCTCTCTGGTCATTCTCTACCCCCACCCCTGATCCCAACACCTTCCCCCCAACTTTCATCAAACCTGTAGAAAACGAGCCGGTTAAGTCACAGGGGATCGACTTAAATCACGACTCGTTTATCCCAAGTTTTTACGATGACCCAACTCTGATGTACACAGTCGGGTCACCGCTTAAAAACTGGGATGAGAAAAGAAGTATATGGCTGAGCCACCACCCTTCCTTTGCCGCGGGGGCGAAGGAAAGAATTATGTTAATTTCGGGCTCACAATCCACCCCGTGCAAAAATCCCATGGGTGATCATTTACTTCTAaggtttttcaaaaataaggtaGATTATTGTCGTATCCACGGATACGACATTTTCTACAACAATATTCTACTCCAGCCTAAAATGTTCACATTTTGGGCCAAGATTCCGGCGGTCAGGGCCGCCATGGTGGCCCATCCGGAAGCCGAGTGGATCTGGTGGGTCGACTCAGATGCCGCCATCACTGACATGGATTTTAAACTGCCGCTGAACCGTTACAAAGACCATAACCTTGTAGTCCATGGCTGGCCTAAGTTGATCTACGAGAAAAAAAGCTGGACTAGCTTAAACGCCGGCGTTTTCCTCATTAGGAATTGTCAGTGGTCGCTGGATTTCATGGAGGTTTGGGCAAGTATGGGCCCACAAAACCCGAATTATGAAAAATGGGGTGCCACTTTGAGGACAACGTTCAAAGACAAGATTTTCCCCGAGTCGGATGATCAATCGGGTCTGGTTTATTTACTTCTCCATGAGAAAGATACTTGGGGCAAAAAAATCTATGTGGAAG GTGAATATTATTTTGAGGGCTATTGGCTAGAAATCGTTGAGAATCTGGAAAATGTGACAAGGAAGTATAATGATATCGAGAAGGGGGCGCGGAGCCTAAGGCGTAGACATGCTGAGAAAGTGAGTGAGCGTTACGGTGAGATGTGGGAAGATCATCTGAAAGATGCCGGTAACGGGAGAGAGGGATGGAGACGGCCGTTTATCACGCATTTCACGGGGTGTCAACCGTGCAGCGGGGACCACAATATGATGTATTCACGGCAAACATGTTGGGGTGCTATGGAAATGGCTCTAAACTTTGCTGATAATCAAGTGCTTCGTAATTTCGGgtttgtgcacaacagcttatCGGATTCGTCCAAAGTTTCTCCGCTGCCGTTCGATTACCCTGCCTCAGAAATCATGTGA